Proteins co-encoded in one Arachis hypogaea cultivar Tifrunner chromosome 11, arahy.Tifrunner.gnm2.J5K5, whole genome shotgun sequence genomic window:
- the LOC112720769 gene encoding uncharacterized protein isoform X7, with amino-acid sequence MVLNSRSIHSHILIEFDNLGIFIVFFSLLVSFCFPSLQFSRSSLVLLLVALTVRYPSLVVVNSEHSLGLPSLLSDPSAKTPEVALVYIFGEARRTTPSILYLPQFDIWWETAHEQLRAEVVLAEVEDVPHLVFSHRSVYL; translated from the exons ATGGTTCTAAATTCTAGAAGTATACACTCTCatatattaattgaatttgataAT CTCGGCATCTTCATTGTCTTTTTCAGTCTTCTGGTCTCATTCTGCTTTCCCTCACTCCAGTTCAGCCGTTCTAGTCTTGTTCTTCTCTTGGTCGCCCTCACAGTGCGCTACCCGTCACTGGTTGTTGTCAATTCTG AACATTCATTAGGACTTCCATCTCTGCTATCAGATCCTAGTGCTAAGACACCAGAAGTGGCATTGGTATACATATTTGGTGAAGCTAGAAGAACCACACCATCAATTCTCTATTTACCACAATTTGATATTTGGTGGGAAACT GCTCATGAACAACTCAGAGCTGAAGTTGTGCTAGCTGAAGTTGAAGATGTACCACATTTAGTTTTTTCACATCGTTCAGTGTATCTTTGA
- the LOC112720769 gene encoding uncharacterized protein isoform X2: MKRRSKASLKSIFTPTRRSTIVLLEVGLREKVATALSAPSATIPQPAHLLVSFCFPSLQFSRSSLVLLLVALTVRYPSLVVVNSGLPSLLSDPSAKTPEVALVYIFGEARRTTPSILYLPQFDIWWETAHEQLRAEVVLAEVEDVPHLVFSHRSVYL, encoded by the exons ATGAAGAGAAGATCAAAAGCTTCTTTGAAGAGCATCTTCACACCAACAAGGAGATCCACTATTGTGTTGCTGGAAGTG GGTCTTAGAGAGAAAGTGGCAACAGCACTTAGTGCTCCATCTGCTACAATACCCCAGCCTGCCCA TCTTCTGGTCTCATTCTGCTTTCCCTCACTCCAGTTCAGCCGTTCTAGTCTTGTTCTTCTCTTGGTCGCCCTCACAGTGCGCTACCCGTCACTGGTTGTTGTCAATTCTG GACTTCCATCTCTGCTATCAGATCCTAGTGCTAAGACACCAGAAGTGGCATTGGTATACATATTTGGTGAAGCTAGAAGAACCACACCATCAATTCTCTATTTACCACAATTTGATATTTGGTGGGAAACT GCTCATGAACAACTCAGAGCTGAAGTTGTGCTAGCTGAAGTTGAAGATGTACCACATTTAGTTTTTTCACATCGTTCAGTGTATCTTTGA
- the LOC112720769 gene encoding uncharacterized protein isoform X1 translates to MKRRSKASLKSIFTPTRRSTIVLLEVGLREKVATALSAPSATIPQPAHLLVSFCFPSLQFSRSSLVLLLVALTVRYPSLVVVNSEHSLGLPSLLSDPSAKTPEVALVYIFGEARRTTPSILYLPQFDIWWETAHEQLRAEVVLAEVEDVPHLVFSHRSVYL, encoded by the exons ATGAAGAGAAGATCAAAAGCTTCTTTGAAGAGCATCTTCACACCAACAAGGAGATCCACTATTGTGTTGCTGGAAGTG GGTCTTAGAGAGAAAGTGGCAACAGCACTTAGTGCTCCATCTGCTACAATACCCCAGCCTGCCCA TCTTCTGGTCTCATTCTGCTTTCCCTCACTCCAGTTCAGCCGTTCTAGTCTTGTTCTTCTCTTGGTCGCCCTCACAGTGCGCTACCCGTCACTGGTTGTTGTCAATTCTG AACATTCATTAGGACTTCCATCTCTGCTATCAGATCCTAGTGCTAAGACACCAGAAGTGGCATTGGTATACATATTTGGTGAAGCTAGAAGAACCACACCATCAATTCTCTATTTACCACAATTTGATATTTGGTGGGAAACT GCTCATGAACAACTCAGAGCTGAAGTTGTGCTAGCTGAAGTTGAAGATGTACCACATTTAGTTTTTTCACATCGTTCAGTGTATCTTTGA
- the LOC112720769 gene encoding uncharacterized protein isoform X3 — translation MKRRSKASLKSIFTPTRRSTIVLLEVGLREKVATALSAPSATIPQPAHLLVSFCFPSLQFSRSSLVLLLVALTVRYPSLVVVNSDPSAKTPEVALVYIFGEARRTTPSILYLPQFDIWWETAHEQLRAEVVLAEVEDVPHLVFSHRSVYL, via the exons ATGAAGAGAAGATCAAAAGCTTCTTTGAAGAGCATCTTCACACCAACAAGGAGATCCACTATTGTGTTGCTGGAAGTG GGTCTTAGAGAGAAAGTGGCAACAGCACTTAGTGCTCCATCTGCTACAATACCCCAGCCTGCCCA TCTTCTGGTCTCATTCTGCTTTCCCTCACTCCAGTTCAGCCGTTCTAGTCTTGTTCTTCTCTTGGTCGCCCTCACAGTGCGCTACCCGTCACTGGTTGTTGTCAATTCTG ATCCTAGTGCTAAGACACCAGAAGTGGCATTGGTATACATATTTGGTGAAGCTAGAAGAACCACACCATCAATTCTCTATTTACCACAATTTGATATTTGGTGGGAAACT GCTCATGAACAACTCAGAGCTGAAGTTGTGCTAGCTGAAGTTGAAGATGTACCACATTTAGTTTTTTCACATCGTTCAGTGTATCTTTGA
- the LOC112720769 gene encoding uncharacterized protein isoform X4, with product MKRRSKASLKSIFTPTRRSTIVLLEVGLREKVATALSAPSATIPQPAHSASSLSFSVFWSHSAFPHSSSAVLVLFFSWSPSQCATRHWLLSILDFHLCYQILVLRHQKWHWYTYLVKLEEPHHQFSIYHNLIFGGKLLMNNSELKLC from the exons ATGAAGAGAAGATCAAAAGCTTCTTTGAAGAGCATCTTCACACCAACAAGGAGATCCACTATTGTGTTGCTGGAAGTG GGTCTTAGAGAGAAAGTGGCAACAGCACTTAGTGCTCCATCTGCTACAATACCCCAGCCTGCCCA CTCGGCATCTTCATTGTCTTTTTCAGTCTTCTGGTCTCATTCTGCTTTCCCTCACTCCAGTTCAGCCGTTCTAGTCTTGTTCTTCTCTTGGTCGCCCTCACAGTGCGCTACCCGTCACTGGTTGTTGTCAATTCTG GACTTCCATCTCTGCTATCAGATCCTAGTGCTAAGACACCAGAAGTGGCATTGGTATACATATTTGGTGAAGCTAGAAGAACCACACCATCAATTCTCTATTTACCACAATTTGATATTTGGTGGGAAACT GCTCATGAACAACTCAGAGCTGAAGTTGTGCTAG
- the LOC112720769 gene encoding uncharacterized protein isoform X6, producing MKRRSKASLKSIFTPTRRSTIVLLEVGLREKVATALSAPSATIPQPAHSASSLSFSVFWSHSAFPHSSSAVLVLFFSWSPSQCATRHWLLSILILVLRHQKWHWYTYLVKLEEPHHQFSIYHNLIFGGKLLMNNSELKLC from the exons ATGAAGAGAAGATCAAAAGCTTCTTTGAAGAGCATCTTCACACCAACAAGGAGATCCACTATTGTGTTGCTGGAAGTG GGTCTTAGAGAGAAAGTGGCAACAGCACTTAGTGCTCCATCTGCTACAATACCCCAGCCTGCCCA CTCGGCATCTTCATTGTCTTTTTCAGTCTTCTGGTCTCATTCTGCTTTCCCTCACTCCAGTTCAGCCGTTCTAGTCTTGTTCTTCTCTTGGTCGCCCTCACAGTGCGCTACCCGTCACTGGTTGTTGTCAATTCTG ATCCTAGTGCTAAGACACCAGAAGTGGCATTGGTATACATATTTGGTGAAGCTAGAAGAACCACACCATCAATTCTCTATTTACCACAATTTGATATTTGGTGGGAAACT GCTCATGAACAACTCAGAGCTGAAGTTGTGCTAG
- the LOC112720769 gene encoding uncharacterized protein isoform X8, with the protein MKRRSKASLKSIFTPTRRSTIVLLEVGLREKVATALSAPSATIPQPAHLLVSFCFPSLQFSRSSLVLLLVALTVRYPSLVVVNSGKILVLRHQKWHWYTYLVKLEEPHHQFSIYHNLIFGGKLLMNNSELKLC; encoded by the exons ATGAAGAGAAGATCAAAAGCTTCTTTGAAGAGCATCTTCACACCAACAAGGAGATCCACTATTGTGTTGCTGGAAGTG GGTCTTAGAGAGAAAGTGGCAACAGCACTTAGTGCTCCATCTGCTACAATACCCCAGCCTGCCCA TCTTCTGGTCTCATTCTGCTTTCCCTCACTCCAGTTCAGCCGTTCTAGTCTTGTTCTTCTCTTGGTCGCCCTCACAGTGCGCTACCCGTCACTGGTTGTTGTCAATTCTGGTAAG ATCCTAGTGCTAAGACACCAGAAGTGGCATTGGTATACATATTTGGTGAAGCTAGAAGAACCACACCATCAATTCTCTATTTACCACAATTTGATATTTGGTGGGAAACT GCTCATGAACAACTCAGAGCTGAAGTTGTGCTAG
- the LOC112720769 gene encoding uncharacterized protein isoform X5: MKRRSKASLKSIFTPTRRSTIVLLEVGLREKVATALSAPSATIPQPAHLLVSFCFPSLQFSRSSLVLLLVALTVRYPSLVVVNSGKDFHLCYQILVLRHQKWHWYTYLVKLEEPHHQFSIYHNLIFGGKLLMNNSELKLC, from the exons ATGAAGAGAAGATCAAAAGCTTCTTTGAAGAGCATCTTCACACCAACAAGGAGATCCACTATTGTGTTGCTGGAAGTG GGTCTTAGAGAGAAAGTGGCAACAGCACTTAGTGCTCCATCTGCTACAATACCCCAGCCTGCCCA TCTTCTGGTCTCATTCTGCTTTCCCTCACTCCAGTTCAGCCGTTCTAGTCTTGTTCTTCTCTTGGTCGCCCTCACAGTGCGCTACCCGTCACTGGTTGTTGTCAATTCTGGTAAG GACTTCCATCTCTGCTATCAGATCCTAGTGCTAAGACACCAGAAGTGGCATTGGTATACATATTTGGTGAAGCTAGAAGAACCACACCATCAATTCTCTATTTACCACAATTTGATATTTGGTGGGAAACT GCTCATGAACAACTCAGAGCTGAAGTTGTGCTAG